One Perognathus longimembris pacificus isolate PPM17 chromosome 2, ASM2315922v1, whole genome shotgun sequence DNA segment encodes these proteins:
- the Fkbp14 gene encoding peptidyl-prolyl cis-trans isomerase FKBP14, translated as MRVILGNAIVMLFVNSLSGALIPEPEVKIEVLQKPFICHRKTKGGDLMLVHYEGYLEQDGSLFHSTHKHNNGQPIWFTLGILEALKGWDQGLKGMCVGEKRKLIIPPALGYGKEGKGKIPPESTLIFNIDLLEIRNGPRSHESFQEMDLDDDWKLSKQEVKVYLKKEFEKHGAVVNESHHDVLVEDIFDKEDEDKDGFISAREFTYKHDEL; from the exons ATGAGAGTTATCTTGGGAAACGCGATCGTGATGCTGTTTGTTAACTCTCTGAGTGGGGCTCTGATCCCTGAGCCAGAAGTAAAAATTGAAGTTCTCCAGAAACCGTTCATCTGCCATCGCAAAACCAAAGGAGGGGATTTGATGTTGGTCCACTATGAGGGCTACTTAGAACAGGACGGCTCTCTATTTCACTCTAC CCACAAACATAACAATGGCCAGCCCATTTGGTTTACTCTGGGCATCCTGGAGGCACTCAAAGGCTGGGACCAAGGCTTAAAGGGAATGTGtgtaggagagaagagaaagctcatcattcctccagccctgggctatggaaaagaaggaaaag GCAAAATCCCCCCAGAGAGCACACTGATATTCAACATTGATCTCCTGGAAATTCGAAATGGACCACGATCCCATGAGTCATTCCAAGAAATGGATCTTGATGATGACTGGAAACTCTCAAAACAGGAG GTTAAAGTTTACTTAAAGAAAGAGTTTGAAAAGCATGGTGCAGTGGTGAATGAAAGTCATCATGATGTTTTAGTGGAGGAtatctttgataaagaagatGAAGACAAAGATGGATTTATATCTGCCAGAGAATTTACTTATAAACATGATGAGTTATAG